The Acidobacteriota bacterium genomic interval TAAGCCTCGAGCAGTTCCGCAGCGGGGGCCTCAGGCGGGCAGCCCGGCCAGCCGACCCAGACGCCGCGATTTCGCCGCATGATGGGCGCCAGGGCCGTTACCAGCCCTCCCGGGCTTGCCTTAACCTTCCACTCGTCGCCGTCCTTGTAGATTGCGATCGGGAGGCGGTTAGACACGACGAGCAATCTTCCGCCGGTCATCTAAATGCTCCTTGCTGTTCGTCGTTGCCAGGTTTCAGGCTTTGGCAAAACACTGATGATGTACGTCGGCGATTATCATTAAAGCCCTGTCAACGCTCCCAAGATACTGGTTTGCCGCTCCCGGCGCAAGCCTCAGGGGAGATTGGTGATATTCGCGGAGAGAGGCAAGCTCTTGTTACTCAACCGATTGCAACCACCGGTCAAGGAAAGCCAATAATTCTTCCGGTGGAGTCAGCCACAGATCGGCGGCGGTCGTGCGCTGCTGAGTTCGCACCAGCACTCGCAGCCCGCGGCCGGCCAGGGCCGCAAACGCATCCTCGTCGGTGCGATCATCACCGGCATAAGCCAGCGGGGCATCAGCCGGCAGCTCGCCGATCACCTGGTCGACGGCACGGGCCTTGTCTATTCCGGCAACTTTCAACTCAAGGCCGCCGTCGAACTCGTGTACTTCCAGGCCGAAGGTCGCGCTCGTCTCGCTCCATGCTCCGGTAACGCGTAAATGAATCTCGCGTCCTTCCGATGCGGGCAGTCCGCGCCAGTGAAAGGCCCGCGACGTTGCCTTCCTCTCGACCAAAGAGGTCAGGCCGGCTTCTTTTGCCCATGAGTCGATCCGGTCCAATCCGGCCGCAGCCTCCGGCGGCAGTTGCACGACCTGAATAGTGCCGTCGGGGAGACGTCGCTCGGCCCCGTGCATTCCCCAGATCTCAGGCGTGCCATCGAGAGCAAGCAGCGGGATTATGTCCTTGGCCTGGCGACCGCTTACGATGACGAGCCTGGTGGCCGTCACGCCCTGCAAGCGGTTGAGACGTTCGCGAATGCCCTGGTATGGTACGGCCCGATCACGATCGGGGACGAACGGTGCCAGCGTACCATCGTAATCCAGCATGAGAGCCGACCGATTCGACCGGGTCAGCACGTCGAAGAAGTGGTCGAGGTTAAAATCGGGATTGAGCAGCCGCATGAAGGGTAAGTTAACTCGCCATGAGATGATTGGCAAATCCCTTGCGAACGCCAAGCATCAGGGTGAGGTATTCGCGGAGGTGGCGGGTCAGGAGGAAATTCTCGATTACGAACCTCCGGGCGGTCTGCCCCATCCAGGTGGTTTTCTGCGGGTTGCGCAGCAGTTCGCGAATCCGCAACGCCGCCCCTTCGGGCGTGTTCACCAGATACCCCGTATGGTGATTGTGAACCTGAAGACGAATACCGCCGACGTTGCCTCCGATTACGGGCTTACCCTTCCACATGGCCTCCGTCACCGTGAGGCCGAAACCCTCCTGGGTCGACTTCTGAATTATGATAGTCGAGGCCCGTTGCAGAGCGTTGATGGCCCGGTGAGCGTTGGCCGGCAGATCCAGAATGTGAATCCGATCGTTTCCGGCGGCGCAATCTCTCACTTCGTCCAGCACGGCTGCTCCCTCCGGATCGTCAGTGGCGCCGCCGCCCGCCAGAACGAGGCGGGCGTTGATCGAACTGTTCAGCAGGGTGAACGCCTGGATGACGCCGACCGGGTCCTTGAACCGGTCGAAGCGGGAAATCTGGGTGAGGATGGGTAAGTCCTGCGGGACACCCAGGCTCTCCAGGGTCGAAGAGATCTCATTTTCGGTAAGTTCGCGATTCTTGTCGCTCAGCGGGTCGATCGAGGGGGCGATGATGAACTGGGGATGATTCAGCGACTGGGCGAAATCCGGCATGGAGAAGACAGAGGCATCGTATCCTGACACCTTTTCCCGGAGATAGTTCCAGACTTTGCGGTTGGGGCGGCTCACGTCGATATGGCAGCGCCAGATCCACTTGCCCCGGCGGTTGCCGCATAATTCCAGCAGGGCGGCCGGCTGCGGATCATGAATGAATACAAAGTCAGCCTGTTCAAGGACAGGCCGCAGGCTTTCGGCGTTGGCCGCCGCCGTCTGCTCGTAAAGGTCCAGCATCTGGCGCGTAAGGTGGACATCATTGCCCTGCAGGCCGTTGTGAAACGCCTTGGTCACCTGGTAATACTCGGGCGGTCCCTCAACCGTTTCCCACCTGGTGTTCAGGCCCAGGTCGTTCATGAGAGGAACCAGCCAGTTGAGGATTTCCGCCACGCCGCCGCCCAGACGGGTCGAATTCACGTGCACCACCTGCGCGCCGGCAACGTCTCTGGCCAGTTGCCTGAGCTGAGATATAGCGCTGGCCCCGGCAACGGCCTCGTAGCCTCTAAGAACTCGTTTCACGGGCCGGCTCCAGCGACAGGACGTTTTCTACAGCGCCAATAAGACGGCGTTTTAACTCCGGAAGGGTCAGGAAGTAAAAATCGATCCCCCGAAGGGCCCCGATCAGTGCCTCGGTGCCTTCCCCGAAACCACTCAGCCAGGCCGTGAAGTCATCTTGGTGGTCCGGTATCCGACGGCGTGCTTCCACGAAGTGGTAGTAGATGGAACTGAGGCTCAGGCGTGGCAGCTTCCTGCGTAGGTCCTGGGGGGAAAACAGCTTGCGATTGGTATTAAAGACCACCGTAACCGCCTGCATGAAGCGGAAATCGTCGCCCTTCTGAACCCACGGAATGTGCTGGACCTCGCTGAGGCGTTCATCGATCAGGTCGACCACCATGGTCCGAAGCGTCTCCAGATCGGGCAGCACGTACGGATTAATGATGCCAAGCCGCTCGGCCAGAACCCGGTCGCGCAGACCGCGTGATGCCCAGATGGCAAAGTCATTGCGGTACTCCGGGTCGTCAAACGAAGGCCGAATCACGGTCTCGCAAAAATGGTGAAAAAGGCATTCCACCGGGCACAGGAGAAGGCGTTCCCTGAGTTCCCGGAGATTCAGAGCGGTATCAACTCCGGCCATCCGCGAGACCAGCGTGCAGTCCTTGATCTCAAAGGGCATGTTAGTCTTTTCGGTTGCAGTTACCACGCGCTTTAGAATCATCCTGCATTCGGCCTGACCCGCGGCCGTTTGCTCTAAATGTTTGTTTCCTGGCCTGAGAAGCCACCGGGCGCGCTTGCGGATGGTACGTGAGGTCGGCTTAGTCTGCAGCCGCCGTCGCCCATGTAATTTTTACGTACTCTGCCTGCCGGTGCCGATTATGCGTTCGGCTTCCACTACTTCCGGGGGCTTCGGTCGTATTCTGCGGACACGGAACTCGACGCTGGCGACCGCGTGCAGGGGATGGTGCACCGTGGAATCTTTCAAGTATACGCTGAGAACGGAATCCGTGATCCGATAGCAGTCACGCTCCCACCGTCCCTGGAAGAAGTACTCATAGTCCTGGCCGCTGAGAAACCGGACTCTGAGCGCGTACTCGATGTCCTGGCTTCCCGGGGGCAGCAGACCGCAGATGGGGCACAGGCGCGGATTCACTCTTCCTCCGTCACCGCTCACGCGGGGCCGCCGGGTCAGCCGGACCAGTTCTTTCCGGAGACGGCCGTGGCGGCAGTGCAGGTATTCCTGGCCGGCCGTGCCCTGAAGCGAGCACTGGTGCATTTCGTTCGGAAGTTCACCCGGTCTTGGGCTGCATCCGGACGGTGCACCGAACAGCTTCTGCCACCAGTCAAAAAGCGTTCTGCCCGCCCGCTGCTTCAAGGATTCCCGCCTCTTCGTCTGTTCGTGATTGTCCGATTTCATCGTCTACACAGTCCTTGATGCCAAAACCAGCGAGTACCTCTTAGAATACAAACATCCGCTGTGACAGGCAAGCGGTTGTTCGCCCGCCGGCGTGGTTTCAGCGATCGGTACCCGGATTTGCGTATGCGTAAGTTCACCGGTTCGCAAGCCTCATAGTTTAAGGAATCTCATTTATGTCTCAACGTATTCACAATTCGCAGCCGGGATGCCCGCACCGCCGGCAGGAAGCCGCCGGCAATGCCCATTATCAGCGAGAATACGAGGGCCTTGACGGCGATGGCGGGCGATATGGAGAAGGAAAACGATATCTCGGCGAAAGTCGCGAAATTCGTCGTCGAAACGTCACGCAGCTGCAAAACATTGGCCAGCAGAACGCCCGCCAGTCCCCCGGCGAGACCGACAAATGACGATTCCACCAGAAAGGTCGCCAGGACCGTCGAACGGCCGAAGCCGAGAGCACGCAGGGTGCCGATTTCCCGCATCCGGTTGGCCACCGCCGCGTAGGCGGTGATCATGGCCCCGACTATCGCACCGAGGGAGAATATGATGGAGATGGCCATGCCGAGAATCTCGATGAAAGTCGTGAACGACCGGGACTGGCGACGATAGTACTCAATCTCCGGCATCACCTCGACCGTGAGCCGAGGGTCTGATTCCAGCCTGGTTTTCAGAAGATCGCCGTCGGCCGGATTGTCGAGCCGCAGAATAAAAGATGAGTAGACCGGCCGCTGAAAGGCGTCCATGAGCTGGTCGACATCACCCCAGATTTCCGATTCAAAGCCGGACCCGTCCGCCTCGAACAGCCCCACGACCGTCCAGTCGCGCATGCCGAACCTGACGGTTTCACCCAGGCCGCAGCCTTTGAAATTCTGCGCCACCTTGATTCCGGCGATGATCTCCGAGGTCCCGGGACGCCACATCCGCCCCTCGGCAAGCTTCACGCCCGGGCGGATCTCCATTGAGAGGTCGCTTACGCCGCGAACGGTTATGTTACTTTCGGCACTGCCTGAACGTTTTGGCTGGTTTATCAGGACTACCATCTCGGCGGCCAGCAGGGGCCTTCCGGACCGGCTGACGGCGATGGCCGGGTCAGCTTTTACAACGTCGGCCTGGTCTCGCCCGAGTATGGAGACGATCTCGGTGCTGGCCGACTGGCGGAGGACCACCAGGTTGGGCGCCTCGCCTGTCTCCACCAGGGCCTGAGTCAAACCGTGCGAGAGCATGAGTACCGCGCAGAAGACGAGAACCACCAGGGCGATTCCAGTGAGGGTCAGGATAAACGTGAGCCTGCGGGCAAAGCTGTTGCGCAGGGAGTAATGGAGCAGTACGAGCATAAAAGTACCTTCAGTCGATAGGCCGCAGGCCGTCCACTACCGGTGTCAGGAGTGCTCGCAGGGTGGGGAAGACGGCCGCAAGCAGGCCCACCGCCAGGGCGGCGGCCGCACCGAATATCAGGGTTGTCTCGGTCAGTGGTATTCTGGGCAGGAACCCCCCGGCGCCGGCTTCCAGCAGCGGCAGCACCAGGAACGCCAGGGCCAGTCCGAGGACGGCACCGGACGCGGCGACGAAAACTGACTCTCCAAAAACCAGGCCGATGATGTGGAAGGGGCGAAAGCCAAGCGTCTTCAGAAGAGCGTACTCGTTGGTTCGCTCCCTGGCCGCCATGGCCATGGTGTTTGCCAGCACGAGGAGGATAACGCCGATGACCAGTAGCGAAATGACTCGCAGGCCAAGAATTATCTGGCTCGACATGGAGACGAACGACAGGCGGAAGGCTTCTTCGGTTTCGGTCCTGGTCTCGGCCAAGGAGTTTTTGAACAACGCGTCTATCGCCCGGGACATTTCGGGGGCCCGACCCGGGTCATCGGTTTTGACGGCAATGGCCCCTATGTGTCCGGCCCGCGCGGGCGCCTCGGATTTCATTCGCTCGTCAATATAGTCGTAGCGGAAGAACCACTGTGACTCGTTGATATCGTCACGCGCGCCCGTATACACGCCCCGAATTATGAAATCCCAGTTCCCGGGGTAGATGTCGCCGATTATGCGCACCGCGTCACCCGGCTCCCAGCCGAACCGGTCGGCGAGACGGCGCCCTACGATCGCGGCGTTGCGCTCCCTGGTGAAGGCTTCCCACTGATCGGGCGGGATGACGTATTCCGGGTACAGGTCGAAAAAGGTCGTGTGGTCGACTGCAAATTTGGCGAAGAAATTCTTCTCGTCGATGTAGATGCCGTTGAACCACGTCGAATGCGTGACACCAGTGACACCCGGCACGTCGGCTATCCTGTCGACATAGGCAAGGGGCAGATCAAAGATGAGCGACACGGCGTTCCGCACGATCAGCCGGTCGGGCGAGGCCGCCCGCGAGTTCAGATACCAGGCGTCGATGGCGCTCCGGATCACGCAAAAGGCCGTGACCGCTATAGCCACCCCGAGGATCGTAAGCGACGTCCGCAGGGAGTGCCGGGTGGCGTTTTTCACTATGAGTTGAAAGACCCTCACGCGGCTGCCAGCTCCCCTTTATCCAGATGCTGGATGGCGTGCGCCTTCTCGGCCACGCGCGGATCGTGCGTCACGACGATTATGGTTTTCTGATACTCCCGGTTGAGGCGGACGAGCAGGTCCATAACGTCCTCGGCGGACTGCTTATCCAGGTCACCGGTGGGCTCGTCGGCCAGGATGATGTTCGGGTCAGTCACCAGGGCGCGCGCGATGGCCACGCGCTGCTCCTGGCCGCCCGAAAGCTGGTTCGGGTAATGCTTCATGCGGTCCTGCAAGCCGACTATGGACAATGCGGCCTCGACCTGGCGCCTGCGCTCAACCTTGTTCAGCCTGGTCAGGAGAAGGGGAAGCTCGACGTTTCCGAAGGCGTTCAGGACGGGCATCAGGTTGTAAAACTGGAACACAAAGCCGATGTGATGGCTGCGCCAGCGGGCCAGAGCCGACTCGCTCATACCGGAAATCTCGTTGCCGGAAACGGTCACGCGGCCTGCCGACGGTCGGTCGATCCCGGCCAGCAGGTTCAGCAGGGTGGTCTTGCCCGATCCTGACGGGCCCATGAGGACCTGAAACTCTCCGCGAGGAATGGTCAGGTTTATGCCGCGCAACACCGGGATTTCCAGCTTGCCGCGGTAATATGATTTGGAAACGTTTTCCACGTTGACTATCGATTGTTCCATGAATTACCCGAACTTTCAGGTTGATACTTCGATTTTCTGACCGGTCTTCATTTTGCCGGGAGGTGACAGAACCACCTGGTCGCCTGCCTCCAGTCCGCCGGTGACTTCGACCACCGTGCCCAGGTCGCGGCCGATTGAGACTGCAACCGCTGAAACCCGCCCACCGTCGACACGAAACACCAGACGGCCGCCGTCACGAACGGTGACCGCTTCTCTGGGTATGACCAGGGCGGAAGTCTGCACGCTCGAGTCGGGCTGCGCGGAGTTCGGCAGAAAAGTCACACGGGCCGACATTTCCGGCAGCACGCGCGCGTCTATCTCAGTGAAAGCCACCTTTGTTAGCACGGTCGCACGGGCGCGGTCGGCCGTCGGGACGATCTTCTTCACGTAAGCAGGGTAGCGCACAGCGGGATATGCATCGAGCACTATCTCACAGCGTTGGCCGACCTCCACCTTGTATATGTTTGACTCCGAGACATCGGCTTCAACTTCGAGCGAGGTCATGTCGGCAAGCGTCACGACTGAGCCCTTGGACGTGGGAGAGGAGGCAAACGGCGCCACGATCTCGCCGACGTCGGCATTCTTGCTCAGTACCGTGCCGCTGAAGGGCGCCCGGATGTAAGTGTTGTCAAGATTGACCTCGGCTACCCGGACGGCCGCCGCCATGGCGTCGACGTAAGCCAGCGCCGCTCTGTAGCGAGCCTCGGCGGCTTCGAGCTCAAAATCGGTGACCGCGCCGGAACGAAGCAGTTCTCTCTGTCGGCGATAGTTGCGGCCCGCATCGAGCGTGTCGACCTCCGCCCTCTTCAGGTTGGCCTGTTGAAGTTCCAGGCTGGCCCTGATGTCCTCGTTGTCCAGGGCGGCGATCGTCTCACCGGCCTGAACCCGATCGCCTTCCTCGAACCCCAGGTACTCCAGGCGACCGGTCCCTTTGGAGGCCACCTCGGCCTTGCGTTGAGCCACTACATAGCCCGTTGCGACCAGCTCAGCCGCAGCCTGTGAAGGGCTCATCGGGCGCGCAAATGCCGTCCTGACCTGCACCGCCGGTATGACGGCCTGCTTTAGTATCAAATAACCGACCACGGACGCAGCCGCGACAATGAGAACCACGCCCCACAACCACGCTTTGCTCCGGGGATGGTCGCCGAACTTCTTTTCGCTGTCTATGCGCAGTGACGCAACATCGGGCTTTTGCTGACTGTGTTCCATTCTGACGACTGTATCTGTTTCTTAAGGGTTGTTGCGAGAAACCGCTCACATACGAAACATTGGGTTGCGGTCAATGGTTCCGGCCGATTGGGCACACCCATACCGAAAGTCACGGCCCGGCAACCGGGGGAATTCGGGGAAAGCGGAAGCGGAGGAGTATACCGGGGCGGCTCCGGCTGTGGCTTTCTACCAGATGCCGAGTTTATCCTTGGCGAGATCGGAGCACATTTCCCTGGGGTCCCAGGGCGGGTCCCAGACCAGGATGATCTCAACCTTCGTAACACCTTCCACCTGGTCGACCGCCCGGTGCGCGGCCGTCATCAACATCTCACCGTATGGGCAGCCGGGGGTGGTGAGGGTCATTTTCACCGTAACTTCGCCCCCGTCGCCGATCACAACATCATAAACCAGCCCGAGATCGACGATGCCGATGCGTATCTCCGGATCCTGGACCGAACGCAGGGCGTCCAGCACGGCTTCGCTGGTCGGTGCGGCCATGATTATTCGCTGTCCTCCGTCGTCACGTCGGTCCTGCCTGCCGGCTGCCCGCTCTGGTAGCTTTTCAGACCTTCAATCAGGGTAATCCATGCCAACAGGGCGCACTTGATGCGCACCGGGAACTTGCGCACGCCCTGAAGCGCTTCGAGGTCCTCGAGTTCCTCGGGAAGGTCGGCGTCCTCGCCCTTGAGCATGCTTCGCACGACTTCGGCCAGTTTCCCTACTTCTTCGAAGGTCCTCCCCTTGACCGCTTCGGCCAGCATCGAGCCGGAGGCGACCGAGATGGCGCACCCCCGGCAGTCGACGTGGATGTCCTTCAGAACGTCATTCTCGAGTTCAATCTCCATGTCGATTTCGTCGCCGCAGGCGGGATTCTGCCCGCCTGAGGAGATGTCGGATTTTTCCAGCGGTTTCCTGCCACGGGGAGCCCGGTAATGGTCAAGAATGATGTCGCGGTACATTTCGTTCAGGGAGGAACTCATACGCCGAAGTATCTCCTCATCTCCAGCAGCGCCTCGCACAGGGCGTCTATGTCGGCCTCGTCGTTGTAAATATAAAGGGAGGCGCGGGCGGTGGCAACCTTTCCGAGGGTGCGCATAAGGGGCTGGGCACAGTGATGGCCCGCCCGGATGGCGATCCCCTTGGAGTCCAGGAAGGTGCTGATGTCGTGCGGATGGATATTCGCGTCCGTGAACGAGATCGCGCCGCCGCGGTTGGCGAAGTCCTGCGGTCCCTGGATCTCGACGCCCTTGATCGCGGAGAGGCGTTCGATGGCGTACCGGGTCAGCTGGATCTCGTGTTCGCGCACGTGCTCCATGCCGATTTCTTCCAGGTACGTCAGGGCAGCGTCGAAAGCGATAACCCCGGCGATGTCAGGCGTCCCGGCTTCGAACTTGTGCGGCAAATCGTTCCAGGTCACGCGGTCAAAGCGCACCTCGCGAATCATCTCGCCGCCGAAATTGAACGGGGTCATGTCATCGAGCAAATCGCGCCTGCCCCACAGGACGCCGACCCCGGTCGGCCCGAGCATTTTGTGCGACGAGAAGGCGTAGAAATCAGCGCCCAGTTCCTTGACGTCGACTGGCATTTGGGCCGCCGCCTGGGCGCCGTCAGCGACAACGACCGCACCTCTGGCGTGGGCTGCCGCGGCGATGTCCGACACCGCGTTGATGGTCCCGAGCACGTTGGACATGTGAGCGACCGCAACCACTTTCGTGCGCGGCGTGATGATGGTGTCGATATCGCTCAGGTTGAGGTGACCGCAGACGGTGATCGGAATCCGCTTGAGCACGGCCTTCCTTCTTTTCGCCAGCATGAACCACGGGACCATGTTGGAGTGGTGTTCCATCTCGGTGATGACGATTTCGTCGCCCTCACCGACGTGCTTATCACCCCAGCTATAGGAGACGAGATTGATCGACTCGGTGGTGCCTCGTGTAAACACGACTTCCTCGGGCCTGACGCCGCCGATGAAGCCGGCCGTGTGAGCGCGGGTGTGCTCGTATGAATTGGTCGCCCGCTCGGCCAGGGTGTGCAGGCCGCGGTGAATGTTGGCGTTGCTCTTGCGGTAGTATTCAATGACCGCGTTGATCACGGCCCGAGGTTTCTGTGAGGTTGCCGCGTTGTCCAGGTAGATCAGGCGATGGCCGTTCACCTGCTGGTCCAGGATGGGGAAATCAGCCTTGATTTTCTCTACGTCCAGTCCCGCCCGCCTGTCGCTTACCGTAAACGGCCTGTTTGAAGAATCCGGTGTCATATTGTATCCCCCGGGATGTCGTTCCTTCGCTTAGTCTTCGAGCGCGACATAAATACTGTCTCCCTCGACCTTCACTTCGAGTGTTTCCACCGGTACGACCGCCGGCGGAGCGGTGACGGCCCCCGATTTTGGGTCGAACCTGGCGCCGTGGGCACGGCACACAAGCTGGCCGTCGCTTATCTCGCCCTCGCTGAGCGGCACCGATTCGTGCGTGCATTCATCGACGACCGCGTAAAAACCTCCGGCCGCGTGGACGATCACGAACCGGTGAGGGCCGATTTCGAACCC includes:
- the otsB gene encoding trehalose-phosphatase codes for the protein MRLLNPDFNLDHFFDVLTRSNRSALMLDYDGTLAPFVPDRDRAVPYQGIRERLNRLQGVTATRLVIVSGRQAKDIIPLLALDGTPEIWGMHGAERRLPDGTIQVVQLPPEAAAGLDRIDSWAKEAGLTSLVERKATSRAFHWRGLPASEGREIHLRVTGAWSETSATFGLEVHEFDGGLELKVAGIDKARAVDQVIGELPADAPLAYAGDDRTDEDAFAALAGRGLRVLVRTQQRTTAADLWLTPPEELLAFLDRWLQSVE
- a CDS encoding ABC transporter permease → MLVLLHYSLRNSFARRLTFILTLTGIALVVLVFCAVLMLSHGLTQALVETGEAPNLVVLRQSASTEIVSILGRDQADVVKADPAIAVSRSGRPLLAAEMVVLINQPKRSGSAESNITVRGVSDLSMEIRPGVKLAEGRMWRPGTSEIIAGIKVAQNFKGCGLGETVRFGMRDWTVVGLFEADGSGFESEIWGDVDQLMDAFQRPVYSSFILRLDNPADGDLLKTRLESDPRLTVEVMPEIEYYRRQSRSFTTFIEILGMAISIIFSLGAIVGAMITAYAAVANRMREIGTLRALGFGRSTVLATFLVESSFVGLAGGLAGVLLANVLQLRDVSTTNFATFAEISFSFSISPAIAVKALVFSLIMGIAGGFLPAVRASRLRIVNTLRHK
- a CDS encoding efflux RND transporter periplasmic adaptor subunit yields the protein MEHSQQKPDVASLRIDSEKKFGDHPRSKAWLWGVVLIVAAASVVGYLILKQAVIPAVQVRTAFARPMSPSQAAAELVATGYVVAQRKAEVASKGTGRLEYLGFEEGDRVQAGETIAALDNEDIRASLELQQANLKRAEVDTLDAGRNYRRQRELLRSGAVTDFELEAAEARYRAALAYVDAMAAAVRVAEVNLDNTYIRAPFSGTVLSKNADVGEIVAPFASSPTSKGSVVTLADMTSLEVEADVSESNIYKVEVGQRCEIVLDAYPAVRYPAYVKKIVPTADRARATVLTKVAFTEIDARVLPEMSARVTFLPNSAQPDSSVQTSALVIPREAVTVRDGGRLVFRVDGGRVSAVAVSIGRDLGTVVEVTGGLEAGDQVVLSPPGKMKTGQKIEVST
- a CDS encoding ABC transporter ATP-binding protein; the encoded protein is MEQSIVNVENVSKSYYRGKLEIPVLRGINLTIPRGEFQVLMGPSGSGKTTLLNLLAGIDRPSAGRVTVSGNEISGMSESALARWRSHHIGFVFQFYNLMPVLNAFGNVELPLLLTRLNKVERRRQVEAALSIVGLQDRMKHYPNQLSGGQEQRVAIARALVTDPNIILADEPTGDLDKQSAEDVMDLLVRLNREYQKTIIVVTHDPRVAEKAHAIQHLDKGELAAA
- a CDS encoding Rieske 2Fe-2S domain-containing protein, with the translated sequence MAEYVKVASVADIPESTLKGFEIGPHRFVIVHAAGGFYAVVDECTHESVPLSEGEISDGQLVCRAHGARFDPKSGAVTAPPAVVPVETLEVKVEGDSIYVALED
- a CDS encoding SUF system NifU family Fe-S cluster assembly protein, with translation MSSSLNEMYRDIILDHYRAPRGRKPLEKSDISSGGQNPACGDEIDMEIELENDVLKDIHVDCRGCAISVASGSMLAEAVKGRTFEEVGKLAEVVRSMLKGEDADLPEELEDLEALQGVRKFPVRIKCALLAWITLIEGLKSYQSGQPAGRTDVTTEDSE
- a CDS encoding iron-sulfur cluster assembly protein, with product MAAPTSEAVLDALRSVQDPEIRIGIVDLGLVYDVVIGDGGEVTVKMTLTTPGCPYGEMLMTAAHRAVDQVEGVTKVEIILVWDPPWDPREMCSDLAKDKLGIW
- a CDS encoding glycosyltransferase; this encodes MKRVLRGYEAVAGASAISQLRQLARDVAGAQVVHVNSTRLGGGVAEILNWLVPLMNDLGLNTRWETVEGPPEYYQVTKAFHNGLQGNDVHLTRQMLDLYEQTAAANAESLRPVLEQADFVFIHDPQPAALLELCGNRRGKWIWRCHIDVSRPNRKVWNYLREKVSGYDASVFSMPDFAQSLNHPQFIIAPSIDPLSDKNRELTENEISSTLESLGVPQDLPILTQISRFDRFKDPVGVIQAFTLLNSSINARLVLAGGGATDDPEGAAVLDEVRDCAAGNDRIHILDLPANAHRAINALQRASTIIIQKSTQEGFGLTVTEAMWKGKPVIGGNVGGIRLQVHNHHTGYLVNTPEGAALRIRELLRNPQKTTWMGQTARRFVIENFLLTRHLREYLTLMLGVRKGFANHLMAS
- a CDS encoding DUF5752 family protein, encoding MVTATEKTNMPFEIKDCTLVSRMAGVDTALNLRELRERLLLCPVECLFHHFCETVIRPSFDDPEYRNDFAIWASRGLRDRVLAERLGIINPYVLPDLETLRTMVVDLIDERLSEVQHIPWVQKGDDFRFMQAVTVVFNTNRKLFSPQDLRRKLPRLSLSSIYYHFVEARRRIPDHQDDFTAWLSGFGEGTEALIGALRGIDFYFLTLPELKRRLIGAVENVLSLEPARETSS
- a CDS encoding cysteine desulfurase is translated as MTPDSSNRPFTVSDRRAGLDVEKIKADFPILDQQVNGHRLIYLDNAATSQKPRAVINAVIEYYRKSNANIHRGLHTLAERATNSYEHTRAHTAGFIGGVRPEEVVFTRGTTESINLVSYSWGDKHVGEGDEIVITEMEHHSNMVPWFMLAKRRKAVLKRIPITVCGHLNLSDIDTIITPRTKVVAVAHMSNVLGTINAVSDIAAAAHARGAVVVADGAQAAAQMPVDVKELGADFYAFSSHKMLGPTGVGVLWGRRDLLDDMTPFNFGGEMIREVRFDRVTWNDLPHKFEAGTPDIAGVIAFDAALTYLEEIGMEHVREHEIQLTRYAIERLSAIKGVEIQGPQDFANRGGAISFTDANIHPHDISTFLDSKGIAIRAGHHCAQPLMRTLGKVATARASLYIYNDEADIDALCEALLEMRRYFGV
- a CDS encoding FtsX-like permease family protein produces the protein MRVFQLIVKNATRHSLRTSLTILGVAIAVTAFCVIRSAIDAWYLNSRAASPDRLIVRNAVSLIFDLPLAYVDRIADVPGVTGVTHSTWFNGIYIDEKNFFAKFAVDHTTFFDLYPEYVIPPDQWEAFTRERNAAIVGRRLADRFGWEPGDAVRIIGDIYPGNWDFIIRGVYTGARDDINESQWFFRYDYIDERMKSEAPARAGHIGAIAVKTDDPGRAPEMSRAIDALFKNSLAETRTETEEAFRLSFVSMSSQIILGLRVISLLVIGVILLVLANTMAMAARERTNEYALLKTLGFRPFHIIGLVFGESVFVAASGAVLGLALAFLVLPLLEAGAGGFLPRIPLTETTLIFGAAAALAVGLLAAVFPTLRALLTPVVDGLRPID